Proteins co-encoded in one Cataglyphis hispanica isolate Lineage 1 chromosome 4, ULB_Chis1_1.0, whole genome shotgun sequence genomic window:
- the LOC126849316 gene encoding chondroadherin-like protein, whose product MSGILYTLLGLAASASLHCAVRREISPCTCRQEEFSSPVINQPQTAATTMASGNVNANNNAGGGGHHIGERIEVMCEKMKSFDQLAEALRGKFTPEQQITLRVAHSNLRDISRHDFKQLRMSITRLELNHDHLGVVDGDVFAGLDRTQYLSLADNEVPSIPRHVLLHLSLLRTLDLSRNRISRIDSDDFKYNPMLQHLAMAGNAISEMTPGSLPPLVKHLHVGRNHLNSLNHTLRDLNQLEWLLINSNELTSLDGELPSSGHNLKMLYAVDNKLTHLPVEFRYLHRLETLFLQHNKIRNLDGTLQKARRLKFLELSYNELQELNENDFIEAEMLEDLELGHNSLKSLGGADGDGNGSSALYPLRSLKCLNLTHNELREFSLASLRGLRELRLLDLSNNRIVKLHRGRPSSENLVEEEGDDIAGGNIQDLRLQHNELRSLDGSLFLGMKELQRLNLSHNALGPTIGPRDLRGLDALRVLDISHNQLITLEDTSETWLPSLEELNASHNRLVTLSGRDFRGFPVLCWADVSMNQIRILMPELVANTRCTIHGVPDVLRIYLQDNPVLCDAGLADLTVALEVNHAKVYGVGNDCPTTTTLAPPMAVELTSALPSAPLPPTLLLAAAAAASGGNVSFAATLE is encoded by the exons ATGTCCGGCATTCTCTATACGTTGTTGGGCCTCGCAGCCAGCGCGAGCCTTCATTGCGCCGTGCGCCGCGAAATCAGTCCATGCACCTGCCGACAAGAAGAGTTTTCCAGTCCCGTTATCAACCAGCCACAGACCGCGGCGACGACCATGGCCAGCGGTAATGTCAACGCGAACAACAATGCCGGGGGTGGCGGTCACCACATTGGGGAACGTATCGAGGTAATGTGCGAGAAGATGAAGTCATTCGATCAGCTGGCCGAGGCGCTAAGGGGAAAATTTACTCCTGAACAGCAAATCACCTTACGGGTAGCACATTCGAATCTGCGCGATATATCGCGCCACGACTTCAAGCAGTTGCGTATGTCGATCACCCGGCTCGAGCTGAATCACGATCATCTGGG GGTCGTGGACGGCGATGTTTTCGCCGGTCTGGATCGGACGCAGTACTTGAGTCTCGCGGACAACGAAGTACCATCGATACCGAGGCACGTCCTGTTGCATCTCTCGCTACTAAGGACTCTGGATCTCAGCAGGAATCGGATAAGCCGTATCGATTCGGATGACTTCAAG TATAATCCGATGCTTCAACACTTGGCCATGGCCGGAAATGCAATCTCCGAGATGACCCCGGGTTCGCTGCCGCCTCTAGTCAAGCACTTGCACGTCGGCAGAAATCATTTGAACAGTCTGAATCATACTCTAAG GGATCTAAATCAACTTGAGTGGTTGCTCATTAATTCTAATGAGCTCACGTCACTCGACGGCGAGCTACCATCGTCCGGTCACAATCTCAAGATGCTTTACGCCGTGGATAACAAACTGACACATCTGCCGGTCGAATTCCGATATCTTCACCGTCTGGAGACTCTCTTCCTCCAACACAACAAGATCCGAAATCTTGATGGCACTTTGCAGAAGGCCAGACGTTTGAAGTTTCTAGAACTCTCGTACAACGAGCTGCAAGAG CTGAACGAGAACGATTTCATAGAGGCCGAGATGCTAGAAGACCTCGAGCTTGGACACAATTCTCTTAAGTCCTTGGGTGGCGCGGACGGCGATGGGAACGGTAGTAGCGCCCTTTATCCCCTTAGATCGTTAAAGTGCCTGAACTTGACGCACAACGAACTTCGCGAGTTCTCTCTGGCTTCCTTGCGCGGTTTGCGCGAGCTCAGGTTGCTCGATCTGTCTAATAATCGAATCGTCAAATTGCACAGAGGAAGACCATCCTCCGAG AATCTAGTGGAGGAGGAGGGCGACGATATTGCGGGTGGCAATATCCAGGATCTGCGTCTTCAGCATAATGAGTTACGCAGTTTGGACGGCTCCTTATTCTTGGGCATGAAGGAACTACAAAGGCTCAATCTCAGTCACAATGCACTGGGTCCCACGATCGGGCCACGCGACTTACGCGGTCTCGATGCGCTTCGCGTGCTCGATATCTCGCACAATCAGCTCATCACTCTTGAAGATACATCAGAG ACATGGCTGCCGTCCTTGGAGGAACTGAATGCGTCGCACAACCGTCTGGTCACATTGTCCGGCCGAGACTTTCGTGGTTTTCCGGTGCTCTGTTGGGCCGACGTCAGCATGAATCAAATACGTATTCTCATGCCGGAGCTGGTGGCTAATACACGATGCACGATTCACGGGGTCCCTGATGTACTACGTATATATCTTCAAG ATAATCCCGTGCTGTGCGACGCCGGACTGGCCGACTTGACCGTCGCGCTTGAGGTAAATCACGCTAAAGTTTATGGTGTCGGCAATGATTGCCCAACCACGACGACATTGGCACCACCGATGGCAGTCGAATTGACATCGGCACTGCCATCAGCACCGCTTCCGCCGACGCTATTGTTGGCCGCTGCGGCGGCTGCCTCCGGCGGCAATGTGTCCTTCGCTGCCACCCTCGAATAA